From a region of the Odocoileus virginianus isolate 20LAN1187 ecotype Illinois unplaced genomic scaffold, Ovbor_1.2 Unplaced_Contig_5, whole genome shotgun sequence genome:
- the LOC139033847 gene encoding olfactory receptor 9S13-like — translation MSPHKNRNLSEMPLQEFVLDGFEGGPQTQALLFALFLALYVVAVLGNLTMIVVITLDARLHSPMYFFLKNLSFLDLCYLSVIYPKALANTTSSSKVITFEGCIIQFFFFSLMGTTEAFLLAVMAYDRFVAICSPLRYPISMRPSVCARLVLGSYCGGCLNSILQTSFTFSLPFCSSNHIDHFFCDVPPLLKLACADTTINELVMFGICGLIIVGTTLVVLISYGYITGTILRMRSGGGRHKLFSTCGSHMTAVSLFYGTLFVMYAQPGAVESMEQGKVVSVFYTLVIPMLNPLIYSLRNKDVKDALWRLGQKHTAT, via the coding sequence ATGTCACCCCATAAAAACAGAAACCTCTCAGAGATGCCTTTGCAAGAGTTTGTGCTGGATGGATTTGAGGGAGGTCCGCAGACCCAGGCCCTGCTCTTTGCTCTGTTCCTGGCCCTGTACGTGGTGGCCGTCCTGGGGAACCTCACCATGATCGTGGTCATCACCCTGGATGCCCGTCTGCACTCCccaatgtacttcttcctcaagAACCTCTCCTTCCTGGACCTGTGCTATTTGTCTGTCATCTACCCCAAGGCCCTGGCAAACACCACATCTTCCTCCAAGGTCATCACGTTTGAGGGATGTatcattcagtttttctttttctctctaatGGGCACCACTGAGGCTTTCCTCTTGGccgtgatggcctatgaccgcttcgTGGCCATCTGCAGCCCCCTGCGCTACCCCATCTCCATGCGCCCCTCGGTCTGTGCCCGCCTGGTGCTGGGCTCCTACTGCGGGGGCTGCCTCAACTCCATCCTGCAGACCAGCTTCACATTCAGCCTCCCGTTCTGCAGCTCCAACCACATCGACCACTTCTTCTGTGATGTGCCGCCTCTGCTCAAGCTTGCCTGTGCTGACACTACCATCAATGAGCTGGTCATGTTTGGCATCTGTGGTCTCATCATCGTGGGCACCACACTCGTGGTCCTCATCTCCTACGGCTACATCACAGGGACCATCCTGAGGATGCGCTCAGGAGGAGGGAGACACAAGCTCTTCTCCACCTGCGGCTCCCACATGACAGCCGTGTCCCTCTTTTATGGAACACTTTTTGTCATGTATGCCCAGCCAGGAGCTGTGGAGTCCATGGAGCAGGGCAAGGTGGTCTCTGTCTTCTACACCCTGGTCATCCCGATGCTCAATCCCCTCATCTACAGTCTAAGAAACAAGGACGTGAAGGATGCCCTGTGGAGACTGGGCCAGAAACACACAGCCACGTGA